The genomic interval CTGCACGCCACATTCTGGTAGACAGCGAAGCGAAGTGTGAAGAACTGAAGAAAGCCATCGAAGGTGGCCAGGATTTCGCCGAAGTCGCCAAGCAGCATTCATCCTGCCCGTCTGGCCGCAATGGCGGCGACCTGGGATCATTCGGCCCGGGCCAGATGGTGCCTGAGTTCGACAAGGCAGTCTTCAACAGCGAACTGCACACCGTGCTTGGCCCGATCAAGACCCAGTTCGGCTATCACCTGCTGGAAGTTACCAGCCGCAGCTAATGGCTTCAGGCAGTATCCCAGCCAACACGCCCAAGGGGCAGCGACTTCGTTCGCTGGCCCTTGTGGGTGTTGTCTTGATCACCCCTCTCCTGTTTATCGGCAGACCCGACTGGCTCCCCGGTGGCTTCAACTTCGCGGCCTGGAATCTGGGTCATGTTCTGTTGTTTGCCCTGCTGACCCTCGCCGTGAATCCCCGGCGCTGGTTCAGAGGCTGGCGTCTGTGGCTGGCTTCGACGGCCGCCGTGCTGGTGTTTGGTATTGCGGTTGAAACCGTGCAAGCAGGTATGGGCCGCGATTTCGACTTGCGGGATCTTCTGCGCAACCTGATCGGCCTCTGGTTCGTTCTGGCCTGGCAGCCAGTGCTAACCTTCCGGGTGCGCAACCGTGCAATCACCGCTGTCCTGGCTCTATCGAGCTCCCTGCTGCTGCTTTACGAACTGAGCACCACCGGCGTGCAAGCGGCCCGTTACTTCAAGCTTGAGCACCAACTGCCTCAGGTTTACGACTTTGACCACAGTAATCCGTCGCTCTACTGGCGCGGGTCGGTTGAACCCTCTCCCCGGCATAACGATACACACGACCAGAGTCTGAAAATCGAACTGGGCACAGAACGCTACTCCGGTGCCTCTCTGTACCGGGTGCCATCCGACTGGCGGGACTTCGACACCCTGACTCTGCGCCTGCACAACCCGGCGCCCGAGCCTCTCACCCTGATCCTGCGAATAAATGACATCCAGCACGAACGGGGAAGCAATGCCCTCAGTGACCGATACAACACCCGGCTAACCCTGACAACGGGGGCTTCAAGCCACACCATCGCACTTGAGGATATTGAGCAGGCACCGGCTACCAGAACCATGAATCTGCGCCAGGTGCGCCGCCTGACCCTATTTGCAAACGGACTGTCGGAGCCGCGGACGGTTTTCCTGCAGGAACTTAGACTGGAATAAGCGACCACGGATTGGCGGTCAGGGTTTCGGCGCCGTGTTCCGTTACCAGAACGGTTTCACTGCAGCCAATCCCCCACTGACCCGGCACCCTGAGGCAGATCGGCAAGTGGAACACCATGCCCGGCATGAACTCGGTATTGCCACCGCGGGCAATGAAGCCCGAGCCCTCCACCCAAGACGGCGGAAACTGGGCCCCGACTGTGTAGCCGAACACCCCAGAGAAAAAGACCTTCCTGGCCAGAGGAGCCAACGCCCTTTCAGCCTCTTGCGCTGCGAAATCAAAGGTTGCACCTGGTTTGATCGCCTCCAGCAAGGCGTCCACCACCCGCCGGCAGCCATCGAATACCCGGCGCATTTCTGCAGAAGGCTCTCCGGCGACCACCGTTTGCATCATCGGCGCAGTGTAGCGATGCCAGGCCGCACCAAACTCAAGAAATACCGGCTCGCCCGGCTCCACCCGTACCCGATTGTGATTGGTGTGAATCACACTGCTGCGCCGGCCGGTGGTGACAATCGGCTGCATGCTCATGAATTCGCTGCCACCTTCAAGCAGTGCCCTGGCGCCAACCGCGGCAATGTCGTTGTCGGTAACCCCTGGGCGCACGCTTGCCACCGCGGCCTGAAGCCCGGCCGTGGTGATCCTGGCGCTTTCGCGCAGGAACTCGATCTCGGCCCCGGACTTGACGATCCGGACCTTCTTCACCAAGCCGCCAGCATCCACAAAGCGCACACCTGAGAGCCTTTCCTTCAGGCCTTCCAACACCCCCTGTCGCAGTGAGCCATGCCAGGCATCGATGCCCACGGTGTCAGCCGAATCGTTTAGAGCATCAATCAAGGGTAACAACACCTCACCAATACCTTCCCAGCGATAGCCGGACACGTTTGGCACCCGGGTCGTCACCATCGCCGGTCCCATTTCGATGGAGGGAACCTGTAGTAGCAGAGACGAGCCAGTAACCACCAGGGCAACATGAACCGACACCTCGAAGGTGCTGTAGCCGGTTAGATAGAAGATGTCGGAACAGTCGGTCAGTAACAGCGCATCGATATCGTCATCAGCCATGCGCTGACGGACGCACATGAGGCGTTGTTCGTACTCCGCGGGTGCAAACGGGCACTCAGTCCCCCTCGACTGAACCGACAACGCTTTCTGATAAGCATTGAAATCCATGGGAGTAACTCCCTGTTCGCATATACTTATGAGATTGGACCCAAATCGCCGGTTGTACAAATTTCGAGCACACCGGGCGATGCTCGGCGGCAATGGGAGGCGGACCTAATGCAGCAGAACCACAATGGCAGGGGCGCATTCGAGATAAGCGTTGAACTGGGCGCACTCACCAGCAATGGTCACGATCCTCAGATAGTCGTGCGGGTAGGGCCCGCCGTGGCCTCCCTGGTCAACGGAATTGGTGGCGATCCACTGATGCAGTTACGCCTGCTGCACGAATCCCGCAGTCTGCTGTTCGATATGGGTGACAGCGGACGCATGGCGCTCCGGTCGGCACACCAAGTCACCGATGTCTTCATCACCCACTGCCATGCCGACCACATTGGCGGATTTCTGTGGTTCCTGCGCAGCCGAATCGGCCACTTCCCTTCCTGCCGGCTGTTTGGCCCGCCCGGGCTGCTGGGCCATATTGCCGGCATGGTTCGGGGGCTGCTGTGGGATCGGGTGGAAGACCGCGGCCCCAGATTCATCGTGCACGAGTGGCACGGCGACCACCTGAAACGCTGGCAACTGAACGCCGGTGCGGGCACGCCGGAAGCCCTGGAGGACCTGCCCACGCCCGGAGGCGTGATCCATCGGGAAACGGAATTCCGGATAAGAGCCGCGATGCTGGACCATGGCACACCCGTAATGGCCTATGCCTGGGAGCCGTTTGGCAAGCTGAACGTGCGGAAGAATGCATTGCAGGAGATCGGTGCCCAGGCCGGGGCCTGGCTGCACGACCTCAAGCTGGCGGTGCTGAGAAAGCGCCCGGATGAACTGATTTCACCCGGTAACGGTGCCAGCTACCGGGCCGAGGATCTGGCGGCCCGAATATTGATCCAGACCGCCGGCGAACCGGTGGTTTACGCCACGGACTTTGCCGACACCCCGGAGAACATTGTTCGCATGACCGATCTGGCGCGCGGTGCCCACACGCTGTTCTGCGAGGCCTCGTTCATGGTGTCAGACGTGGACCAGGCCAAACGAACCGGTCACCTGACCACCGAGGCCACCGCCCGCATCGCCAACGCCGCGGGCGTGCGGCAACTGGTGGCGTTCCACTTCTCGCACCGATACGCAAGGCGCCGGGAGCAGGTCTATGCCGAGCTTTGCCGCTTCACTGATCGCTTGATTGTTCCGGAGAAAGAAACCGTGCCATCTGCTTGCCAACCGACTCAATCGGATCGGTAATGGCTTGCTGGATGCTGTCGGTGACCACCCGGGAAAACGCCGAACCCGGACCACTTTCGAGGAACGCCACGTATTGATTCATTTCCTCGTTGTTGATGGTTTCGTAGGTAAACAGATAGCTCTCGTACACCTGTTGCTCCACGATACCCCGGATGGCGCCACGCTGGCTTTCAATGCGCTGCTTGAGCTGATCGTAGTTGACCGAGTCGCTGCTGAACGCGGCCATGGCAGTGGCCAGACCGAGCTGAACCGCAATGGACGTATCCACGGCGCTTTCCGTGGCGCGGGCGGCACTGTCGAACCGGTCGAACAGGCGGGCACGATCACTGCCCTGGTACTTCTCGTTGAGCGCCGGCGCCCTGGCCTTGATCTCTTTCCACATGGCCGGATCCGACGCCACGATTTCTGCAGCGGAAATTTTTCTGGCCACCGGCGATTGGTACCAGTCCGCGACGGCTTCCAGTTGCCGATCGGTCAAACCGGCTTCCAGGTCCTTTACGATTTGCTGTTCAATATCAGCGGCGCGAAAACTGCCACTGACCACGTAGCCAATGGTTTCGGCCACCATCGGCGGTATCTGGTTGGAGCGTTTCAGGCCCTCGCGGATACCCTGGCTCATCATGGCCGGGTATTGGGCAACGATGTCGTCCACCGGTGACGCGGCCAGGACCTGCTGCGCCGACGGCGCTGCTGTGGCGCTGCCGGAAACCAGCAGGGCGGCAACTAAAACAGGTTTAACTAGGGTGCCAAGCTTCATTTATCTACCATCTCGTTATGTGCAGGCCCTGTTTATGACATGTGTTCCGCTCAGGCATCAAGCAATCCATGGGCATTGGAGATGACAGTTTGGTAGGGAAAATCCGACAACCCGGGCGCCGACGCAAGGGACGCCGACCACGCCGAGTTAATGACTGGCGGTCACGGGTAAAGTGGTACGGATTGCCAGTGCTCGGCTTGCTGATGGGGGTATGGGCCACGTTGAGGTTTAGCCTGCTGGCGCCGGACCCGCCCGCCAATCCCGAAGACCTGTGCGAAATCTTCCGGGAACACCCGGTGTGGTACGACTACGCCCGCGAATCCGAACACCGCTGGGGTACTCCCATTGCCACCCAGATGGCCTTTGTGTACTACGAGTCGTCGTTTCGCAGCCATGCCCGCCCGCCAAGAACCCTGCTCTGGGGCCTGATTCCATGGGCCCGGCCAACTTCGGCCTACGGCTATGCCCAGGCGCTGGATCCAGCCTGGCGTGAATACCTGGCCGCCAACGGCGACGGCTGGTTTACCGTTCGCACCGATATGGAATACGCCCTGGACTTTGTGGGCTGGTACAACCATCTGAGCCACCGGCAGTTGGGCATCGAGTTCTACAATCCTCGCCAGCTCTACCTGGCCTACCACGAGGGTCGGGGTGGCTACCAGCGCCGAACCTTTGACCAGAAACCGGACATCACCGCCCTGGCCGGCCGGGTACAGACCCGGGCCTTCCGCTACGACAATCAGCTTCAGGTGTGCGAGCAGGAATTCCAATGCTGGCGCTGGTACCAATTCTGGCCTTTTTGTGGCTGACTGGTTTTATAGCGAGCCGCTGATTTCGATGGTCGATTCCAGCCCCTGAAGCCGGTCCACCAGAAACTCCATCACGATCCGCACCCGGGCCATCTGCTGGGTGTCCTGGCTGACGTGTAGCCAGAGGTCAACGCTCTCGCCTTCCAGTGGATCGCTCAGCCGGCGCAATTCCTTCGCGCCTTCGCCCAGGTAACACGGCAATACCGCCAACCCGGCACCGGCGCAGGCCAGTGAGTGCATGGACTGCAGGCTGTTACACCGGATCAGCGACTGGGCGTTTTTCAGATGCTTGCGATACCAGCGCCCGGTGGCCAGATGGCTGAAGGTTTCATCGGGCACGATCCAGACACAGGCCTCCGGATCATTCTCGATGTCCATTTGCCGGTTGCGACGACAATAGCGGGCCGCGCCGTAGACCGCCGATTCGACGGCGGCGATGCGCTCGCCGTCCAGGGTAGCCTGGGGCTTGTTGTCGCAGCGCAGGGTCAGGTCGGCTTCCCGGTGGCTGAGGTTGGCGACGTCGTTGTCAGTCAGCACCTCCAGCTCAATATCCGGAAACTCCCGGACCAGGTCCGCCAGGATCGGACTGAGCAAGGCATTCAGAGTGGCGTCTTCCGCGGCCAGCCTGACTTTACCCACCGGCGCGGAATCCTGGCCCACCAGCTTGCGCTCCAGGTTTTCCATGGCGACCGCCAGCCGATCAGCCTCACGGAAGGCGGTTTCGCCCACTGGGGTCAGCTGCAAACCATCGCGGTTCCGTTCGAAAAACTGCACTCCCAACGACTCTTCCATCTGGTCCAGTCGACGTAGCACCGTGGTTTGATGCACACCCAGCAATTCGCCAGCTTTGGCGAGGGTTCCGCCTATTGCCAAGGCGCGTATATATCGAAGATAATCCCAATCCATAATGACTGCATATTTGCAACGTGAGTACGGATTTTAACGTATTACTACTGCAAAAAAGAACCCTTATACTTTGGTCCAAGTTAAAGGTAGATCGCTAATTAATACACCTGACAAAGGGAGGAAGGCGCTATGACTCAGAACCATATCGCAACCGTACAACCACTGCCGTCAAGTATCCTCCACAATAGTGAAGAGGTCAGGCGCCAGTACACCCGTGCTGCTTCCAAGCAGGCGGTTCAGTTCATCAGCCGAAAGATTCGGTCGTGGAAGCGCAAGGCAGGAGCCGTTGCGCCAGATATGACTCAGATGCAGGGCGGTCACTGAACCCGATCTGGAAAGGCGTGGGTGCCACAGGGCTGGTAACAGCGCAAAAGGATTTGTAAACGCCGGTGTTCCCGTTAGGAAGCACCGGCGTTTTTGTTTTCAGGGCTCAGAATTCCCAGACCACTTTCTTTTTCTGCCCAAACCAGTCGTCCATCTTTCGGGTGTAGAAGTCTTCAATCACGTTCCGCTTGATCTTCATGGTGGGTGTCAGCATGCCGTTCTCCATGGTCCACGGTTCCTTGACCACCACCACGAAAGCCAGCTTTTCGTGGGCTTCGCATTCGGCATTCACCGCATCCAGTTGCTGTGCCAGTTCCTGCTCAAGTTCGACGCGGTCACCACCCGCTTCCAGCTGATCCCGCGCCTCCTCGGACAGCAATACCATCAGGCACGGCTGCGGCTGGTTAGCACCGGCCACGCACACCACTTCCGCCTGCGGATGATTAAAACGGCTTTCAATGGGCACCGGCACCACGTACTTGCCCTTTGAGGTCTTGAACAGATCCTTGACCCGGCCGGTGATCCGCAGACAGCCATCGCTGTCGATTTCGCCCATGTCACCGGTTTTCAGGAAACCATCATCAGTGACATCCTCCCGGGTTTTCTCTTCGTTCTTGAAGTAGCCGAGCATCTGCCCCGGACTCTTGACCTCCACCTCGCCACCTTCGGCGATGCGATGTTCAACACCTGGATTGGCGTTGCCGACCGTGCCTACCTTGGCCAGCCCGGGCCGGTTGGCGTGGGAATAGCCGAAGTTCTCGGACATTCCGTACACCTCCAGCAATTCCAGCCCAAGGTTCCGATACCAGGCGATGATCTCCCCGGACAGCGGCGCGGCACCGGTGAGTGCGGCACGGCAATGGTCCAGGCCGAGCTGCTTCAGCACCTTCTTTTTCACCAGTGATTTGACCACCGGAATATTGAACAGCAGCTTCTGTTTCTTGGGCGGCAACTTGGCATTCACCCCCAGATAGAACTTCATCCACAATCGGGGCACCGAGAAGAACAGGGTTGGGCGTGCTCGTTGCAGGTCTTCCTGAAAAGTATCCAGGGAGTTGGCAAAGTACAGATGAAACCCGTAATACAACGACTGGGTCTCTACCGCGGCCCGCTCGGCCACATGGGCCAGCGGCAAATAGGACAACATGCGTTCATCGGACGACACCGGGAATATCTGCTGCAAGCCGTCGGCAACAGAAATCATGGTGCGGAAACTGTGCATGACTCCTTTTGGCCGCCCCGTACTGCCTGAGGTGTAGATCAATGTCGCCAGGGAATCGCGGTCGGGCAGCCTGGGCTCCGCTGGCTCATTCTGGGCCACCAGTTCAAGCCAATTGGGCGTGTCGTCCCGAGGCGACATTGGCAACGAAATTACCGGCAGGTCGGCCGGGATACGTCCCTTGATATCGTTCCAGCCGTCCGCCGTTCCGTCCATCTTGCCCAGGAACAGCAGTTTGGCCTCGCTGTGCTCGAGCACGTAGGCGGCGGTTTCTCCATTCAGGGTCGGGTACAGCGGTACCGAGGCATGGCCGGCGGCCCAGATGGCCAGATCGGCCAGGATCCAGTGAGCGCTGTTCTTGCCCAGGAGCGCGATGTTGCTGTGCGCTGGCAGATCAAGTCCTGCGAGATAGGTAGCCATCCGGGAGACCTGATCGGCCGCCTCTTTCCACGTCAGTTCTTCCACCCGTCCGTCCGGGTAGGGCTGGGTCAGATAAATCGCATCGGGGGTAGTTTCGGCCCAGAAATAGAGACAGTGCAACGACGTCTGCTTTCGCGGATCAATGGCCATTTACGGCTCCTTGTTGTTGTTATCATTCTTTTTAGTTGAGGTTGGACGTATTCGGACTTATTTATAGTAGTCGGAATTCGCCACCGCTCAATATCCAGCACAGTCTTCCTGTGTAACAAATGCGTTCACAATTGAGCACTTGGTCACAAACACCCCGTGACAGACCGGGGCAATGGTCTAGAGTGTCAGGGCAGGCGTATCAGCTTGCTCAACACTGGCCCAACCCTTTCTCAACAACAGAAGGTGCGCATGAAAACATCGTCTCGTTCAGCTCTGATTTTCCCCGCCTGGGGCCTCATCCTGATGGGCTCTGGTGCTTTTATCTATTGCGCCGCGGTTGGCCTGCTGGGCGCCTGAGCAAAACAGAGCGGCCCTGCAGGTGGATTCCTGCCCGTCTTTGCAAACTAGCGCCTAAAGCGTGTCTCCAACACCACCGCCGAGTTAGTGCGTTCCACCCCTTCCAGGTTGCCAATATCGTCAAGCACTGCACTCAGTTCTTCCAGCGACTGGGCCTGCACGATGGCAATCAGGTCGTACTCACCGCTGACTGAAAACAGCTGCGAGACCTGGGCAATACCCTCCAGCGCGGTGTTGGTTCGGGCCGTCAGTTTCTGTAGCACCTTTATCGACACGTGCGCCTCCACCTGGTTGGCTGAAAACTCTCCACCCAACAGCACCGAATAGCCCCGGATAACACCGCTGGCTTCCAGACGCGCAATGCGATTTTGCACCGTTGACCGGGACACATGCAGGGTTCGGGCGAGTTCGGTAATACTGGCCCGGGCGTTGTGGCGCAGCAGCATCAGTAGCTTCTGATCCTGTTTTCCTATCATTTTGGCGACCCATTTAATCAATTTGCCATTATCATAGATCATTTCGCTCAAACTGCATCTGCAATCTGGCAGTTCTACTGTTCATACTGTGCCAAACCACTTCAGGATGCTGGCCATGTTCATTCGCCCGATTGCAGTCACGGATCTGGATACCCTGTATCAGATTGCCGTTGAATCCGGCCCCGGATTTACGTCCCTGATGCCCGATCGCGACGCTCTGGCTCGCAAGATCGAGCATTCCATTGCCAGTTTTGAGCGCGAGGTGACTCAGCCCGGTGACGAGCATTATCTGTTTGTACTGGAGGATGAGACCACCGGTGAGATCATGGGCACCACCGGCATCGAAGCCGCCGCCGGTCGCACCCGCCCGCTTCACCATTTCCGCCGCAGCACCGTAACTCACCATTCCCGGGATCTGGGCCTGCGACGCAATGTGGAAACCCTGACCCGCTGCAACCACTACACTGGCTGCACCGAGATTTGTTCCTTGTACCTGCGCCCGGAATTCCGACGCGCCAACGCGGGCAAACTGCTGTCTCGGGTCCGGTTCCTGTTTATGGCACTCCACCCGGAGCGGTTCTCCGATACCGTGATCGCTGAGATGCGCGGGGTGTCTGACGACGCCGGCCAGTCTCCGTTCTGGTCCTGGCTGAAGACCCATTTTGTCGATATGGATTTTGCCTCGGCCACCCGTTTAGTTGGCTCCGGCTACACCCATTTCATTGACGAGCTGATGCCGTCGCACCCGCTGTACACCTGCCTGATGAGCGCTGAAGCCAGGGCGGTGATCAGTCAGGTGCATGAGCGCACCCGGCCAGCGCTGCGCCTGCTCGAAACCGAAGGTTTCCAGCACAAGGGATTGGTGGACCTGTTCGACGCGGGCCCGACGGTTGAATGCCCGCTGGCATCGATCCGTAGCGTGCGGGAGTCCCAAGCCTGGCAGGTTGAAGTGGATGCCGTGCCGGCCACCGAATTCCAGAAACGGAGCCGCGAGCGCATTGCCATGCCGTTGCTGATCACCAATACTGGAACCGCAGAATTCAGGGCCACGGTGCTGACCGGGGCAGACACCCGGCCAGGCTCTAACACCCTGTGCCTGAGCCCGGCCCTGGCCGACCAGATGGGCCTCGAACCAGGCCAAACCTGCCGCGCCCTGCCCCTGGCAAGCAGTCAGCGCGACGCGGCACCCAACACTCATCACCTTCGTCCGGAGATTGTTCATGCACACTGATCGCAATGCCCTGTTCCAGCAGCTCTGGCGCAACTACCAGGAGGTCACTCCCTCAGCCGAGGAGATTCACCGCATCCTGGGCGCCGAAGAGGGGCAGGCCATCATTAACGATCACATCGCCCTGCGCACCTTCAATCTGGCCCCGGTCGGGCTGGATGCCCTGGCCGAACATTTCCTGAGCCTCGGCTACGTTCAGGGTGGCGAGTACCATTTTGAAGCCAAGAAACTCTACGCCCGGCATTACGAACATCCGGATCCGGACGCGCCCAAAGTGTTCATATCGGAGTTATTGGTAGAGCAGTGTTCGCCAGAGCTTCAGGCCATCGTCAAGGATCTGGTGGCGCAGGTTGACCCGGGCCGGGTCAAGGCAGACGACTTCCTGTATTCCGGTCGTCACTGGGACGTAGACTATCAAACCTACCGCACCCTGCTGGAAGAGAGCGAGTATGCGGCCTGGATGGCAGCCTGGGGCTATCGCGCCAACCATTTCACCGTGAGTATCAACCACCTCAACCAGTTCGAGACCGTGCTGGAAATTAACCAGTTACTGAAAGACAACGGTTACGCGGTGAATGCCTCGGGTGGCGAAGTGAAAGGCTCCCCGGCTGAATTGCTGGAGCAATCCTCCACCATGGCCGACCGGATACCGGTACAATTCTCGGATCGGGAAGAAACCATTCCAAGCTGCTTTTACGAGTTCGCACGGCGATACCCGAAAGCCGACGGTGAGCTGTACAGCGGTTTTGTTGCCGCCTCGGCCGACAAGATCTTCGAAAGCACCAACGCCAGCGGCTAAGCTCGCCTGCTCCAGCGGCGGGATGGCTCAGGACCATCCCTGCTCGCCGAGCAGCGGCACAAAGCGGACATCACCCAGGCTCTGGTCGCGAAACTCCGTCTCCGATAGTCGGGTGATGCGGCGCAAGCGCTGCACCGTGTGCGCGGACCCGACCGGAATGACCAGATGGCAGCCCACCCGCAACTGCTGCTTCAACGCCTCGGGCACCACCGGCGCTCCCGCCGCCACACAAATACCATCGAAGGGCGCCTGTTCAGGCCAGCCCAAGGTACCATCGCCGCAACGCACCACCACGTGATCATACCCTTCGGCCGCCAGTGTCTGCGCCGCTGATTCGGCCAATTCCGGCACCCGCTCGATGCTGAACACCCGGGCGGCAATCGAGGCGATCACCGCGGCCGCATAACCCGAACCGGTGCCGATATCGAGCACCACTTCCCCACCGGTCAAATCCATCGCGTCCGCCATCAAAGCCACAATGTAGGGTTGGGAAATGGTTTGTCCGAAACCAATGGGCAAAGGGCCATCATCGTAGGCTTCATCAATCAGGCTTGGGCTGACAAATTTCTCCCTCGGCACCCGCCTCATCGCCGTCACCACCGGAGCTGCGGTTATACCGCGACCAAGAATCTGGTTCTCCACCATCCAGGCGCGACGTGACGCAAAGTCCTGATGCTGGTTCATGCCACCCTCCTCAGCCCGTTCGCTTACGCTTCGTTACAAAGCAGTAACGTATCTACAACGGCAGGTGCTACCAGAGCTGTCTACTTTTTAGTCACACCCAACCGGGCACATTCCGGTGGGCTGCCTTACAACAACAATAACGCCGGGAGACGGGGCTGGCCACGACTCGTTTCCGCTGCCACGGAGGACCCTATGTCTGCATCTGTGAACCACCTTGAGGAACGCACCAAAGACGCATCCGAACTGCTTGGACGCATCCTGCCCTCGGCCATTGCATTGGCGCTGATGCTCCGTCACAAAAAGATGGCGGCCTGGCTGCGAGCCGAATTCGAGGGCTATCAGGACCGGGAACAAGCACCGCCCTACCGCCGAGATCTTCCCGGCCATATTGTTGCCCGCTCACCTCAGTATGGCTGGATTCCGGCACCGGTAAACGATGCACAAAGGAAGGAATTTGGCCACCTCGACGTGCTTGACGACGCCAAGTCGATGGAAAAAATTTG from Marinobacter sp. LA51 carries:
- a CDS encoding protein-L-isoaspartate(D-aspartate) O-methyltransferase, translating into MNQHQDFASRRAWMVENQILGRGITAAPVVTAMRRVPREKFVSPSLIDEAYDDGPLPIGFGQTISQPYIVALMADAMDLTGGEVVLDIGTGSGYAAAVIASIAARVFSIERVPELAESAAQTLAAEGYDHVVVRCGDGTLGWPEQAPFDGICVAAGAPVVPEALKQQLRVGCHLVIPVGSAHTVQRLRRITRLSETEFRDQSLGDVRFVPLLGEQGWS
- a CDS encoding DUF1338 domain-containing protein: MHTDRNALFQQLWRNYQEVTPSAEEIHRILGAEEGQAIINDHIALRTFNLAPVGLDALAEHFLSLGYVQGGEYHFEAKKLYARHYEHPDPDAPKVFISELLVEQCSPELQAIVKDLVAQVDPGRVKADDFLYSGRHWDVDYQTYRTLLEESEYAAWMAAWGYRANHFTVSINHLNQFETVLEINQLLKDNGYAVNASGGEVKGSPAELLEQSSTMADRIPVQFSDREETIPSCFYEFARRYPKADGELYSGFVAASADKIFESTNASG